In a single window of the Leptospira sanjuanensis genome:
- a CDS encoding c-type cytochrome, whose translation MNSKNMIISIVIALTSLVLFLNCGDKSEKPAETSAPAATETASALSPELQKGQEIFLQNCASCHGEKGAGDGAAAASLNPKPRNYKAPAGQWKNGNTEAGVLKTLNNGIAGSPMVAYKFLGDENLKLLAKYVVHLSQN comes from the coding sequence ATGAACTCCAAAAATATGATCATTTCCATCGTGATCGCTCTTACCTCTCTGGTTCTGTTTTTGAACTGTGGAGATAAGTCCGAAAAACCGGCCGAAACTTCCGCACCTGCCGCGACCGAAACCGCTTCCGCTCTCAGCCCCGAACTTCAAAAAGGACAGGAAATCTTTTTACAAAACTGCGCTTCCTGTCACGGTGAAAAAGGAGCTGGGGACGGAGCCGCTGCGGCAAGTCTCAATCCGAAACCTCGTAACTATAAGGCTCCGGCCGGACAGTGGAAAAACGGAAATACGGAAGCCGGAGTTCTAAAAACTCTGAACAACGGGATTGCCGGAAGTCCGATGGTCGCTTACAAGTTCTTAGGTGATGAGAATCTGAAACTACTTGCAAAATACGTAGTTCACCTTTCTCAAAACTAA
- a CDS encoding STAS domain-containing protein — MSDDFKIFVDLSVSVPIIHIEGEITSEADEEIVGKYESIPAEKRNRVILNFQGTSYINSAGIATLISLITRASETKGKIEFAGLNEHFRKVMDIVGLTDFVLIHNSLQEALK; from the coding sequence ATGTCCGACGACTTCAAAATTTTCGTAGATCTTTCCGTGTCAGTTCCCATCATCCATATCGAAGGAGAAATCACTTCGGAAGCGGATGAGGAAATCGTTGGAAAATACGAATCCATTCCCGCAGAAAAAAGAAATAGAGTGATTCTCAACTTTCAGGGAACTTCATACATCAATTCGGCGGGAATCGCGACTCTCATCAGTCTCATTACAAGAGCGTCGGAAACAAAAGGAAAAATCGAGTTCGCCGGTCTGAACGAACATTTCAGAAAGGTGATGGACATCGTCGGATTAACCGACTTCGTGTTAATCCACAATTCTCTGCAAGAAGCTCTTAAGTAA
- the kdsB gene encoding 3-deoxy-manno-octulosonate cytidylyltransferase, with the protein MRKILGVIPARYASSRFPGKPLAKIGDKTMIEWTYRNASRSTTLSELVVATDDERIHDVVLAFGGKSVMTSADHPSGTDRIIEVAEKFPEFSVIVNIQGDEPGIEPELIDGVASLKASHPEWTMSTAAVPMLDPFHGTDHHRVKVIFDQNGKAIYFSRSLIPSQFKATVPLYRHIGIYGYDRDFLLKYNSLPKSNLEESESLEQLRAIEAGYGIGVFLAKEAGLSVDTPADLEIVIEDFKKRKWVT; encoded by the coding sequence ATGAGAAAAATTCTCGGTGTGATTCCGGCGCGTTATGCGAGCTCCCGTTTTCCGGGTAAACCTCTCGCTAAGATCGGAGATAAAACGATGATAGAATGGACGTATCGGAACGCCTCCCGGTCGACCACTCTATCCGAGTTGGTCGTCGCGACGGACGACGAAAGAATCCACGATGTCGTATTAGCATTCGGCGGTAAAAGCGTCATGACGAGCGCGGATCATCCTTCCGGAACCGATCGAATCATCGAAGTTGCCGAAAAGTTTCCCGAATTTAGCGTGATCGTAAATATCCAAGGAGACGAGCCCGGAATCGAGCCCGAGTTGATCGACGGGGTGGCAAGCCTCAAAGCTTCTCATCCGGAATGGACGATGAGTACGGCGGCTGTTCCGATGTTGGACCCTTTTCATGGAACCGATCACCATCGGGTCAAAGTCATTTTTGATCAGAACGGAAAGGCCATCTACTTTTCCAGATCTCTCATTCCGAGTCAGTTCAAAGCGACCGTTCCTCTCTATCGTCATATAGGAATTTACGGATACGATCGGGATTTTCTGTTGAAATACAATTCTTTGCCGAAGAGCAATTTGGAAGAATCCGAATCTCTCGAACAACTGAGGGCGATCGAAGCGGGTTACGGGATCGGCGTATTTCTGGCAAAAGAAGCGGGACTTTCCGTGGACACGCCCGCGGATTTGGAGATCGTAATCGAGGATTTTAAAAAACGAAAGTGGGTTACTTAA
- a CDS encoding flagellar basal body-associated FliL family protein: MGDAEIDEEEGGLPAAEGGGGTSPIIKWLLYVAGAIFGIIIVAIIAMVVAKQTATSTFKQMKNVALVKPPPPLANYNFTEEFRINTSDKGEAHFVKMKLAFGIAKEDQTLSAELAERNAQMRDLINLIVGRKSKDELINIEDQLDLREEIKAQVNHILTEGKIQEVYFTEFIVN; this comes from the coding sequence ATGGGTGATGCGGAAATAGACGAGGAAGAAGGCGGGCTACCCGCGGCCGAGGGGGGCGGTGGTACGTCTCCCATTATCAAATGGCTTCTTTATGTGGCGGGAGCCATTTTCGGAATTATCATCGTCGCGATCATAGCGATGGTAGTCGCGAAACAAACGGCGACGAGCACTTTCAAACAGATGAAGAACGTCGCTTTGGTAAAACCTCCTCCGCCGCTCGCGAACTACAACTTCACGGAAGAATTTCGGATTAACACTTCGGACAAAGGCGAGGCGCACTTCGTAAAGATGAAACTCGCGTTCGGAATCGCGAAGGAAGATCAGACCTTATCCGCGGAACTCGCGGAAAGAAACGCGCAGATGCGCGACTTGATCAACCTGATCGTGGGAAGAAAGTCCAAGGACGAACTCATCAACATCGAGGATCAATTGGATCTTCGGGAAGAGATCAAGGCTCAGGTGAATCACATTCTTACCGAAGGAAAAATTCAGGAAGTTTACTTCACGGAATTTATCGTCAACTGA
- the motB gene encoding flagellar motor protein MotB translates to MAKAKCPECIQNIPEYMLTYGDMVTLLLCFFIMLYTTGKTNAIEMQIILSAFKTTTGFFDGGQTLSKGRLEEMGMNIESLPSQTTGKALSKSKKLATEIFKPEVEAGKVKITEDERGLIISLVSADYFNPGSAVLTDSIKIALRKASSLIKELDRFVRVEGHCDADAVNPGVPPGKEERAYINNWDLAGARAINSTDYIINVEKLDPSWFQAVSFGAFRPLVVEYTGTPEAKAYNRRIDIVIMTDKSTKRSPYETNFGLPKTKIPGSESSVPGKE, encoded by the coding sequence ATGGCAAAAGCAAAATGTCCGGAATGTATTCAGAATATCCCCGAGTATATGCTCACATACGGGGATATGGTGACGTTGCTTCTTTGCTTCTTCATCATGCTTTATACCACCGGTAAAACGAACGCGATCGAAATGCAGATCATTCTTTCCGCATTCAAGACCACGACCGGATTTTTCGACGGAGGTCAGACTCTTTCGAAAGGACGTCTCGAAGAGATGGGAATGAACATCGAAAGTCTCCCTTCTCAAACCACCGGAAAGGCGTTATCAAAATCCAAAAAGTTAGCGACCGAAATTTTCAAACCGGAAGTGGAGGCGGGCAAGGTGAAGATCACCGAGGACGAACGAGGATTGATCATCTCTCTCGTAAGTGCGGATTATTTCAATCCTGGTTCGGCGGTTTTAACCGATTCGATCAAGATCGCGCTTCGAAAAGCGAGTTCGCTTATCAAAGAATTGGATCGTTTCGTTCGCGTGGAAGGACATTGCGACGCGGACGCGGTCAACCCGGGAGTTCCGCCGGGAAAAGAAGAACGGGCTTATATCAACAACTGGGATCTCGCGGGAGCGAGAGCGATCAACTCCACCGATTATATCATCAATGTGGAGAAGCTCGATCCTTCCTGGTTTCAAGCCGTGAGTTTCGGAGCGTTCCGGCCTTTGGTCGTGGAATATACGGGAACTCCCGAAGCGAAAGCGTACAATCGTAGAATCGATATCGTAATTATGACCGATAAGTCAACCAAGAGAAGTCCTTACGAAACCAACTTCGGGCTTCCAAAAACGAAAATACCCGGCTCCGAGTCCAGCGTTCCTGGCAAAGAGTGA
- a CDS encoding motility protein A, translated as MDFGTVVGLGAACVLMIFGIISAGLTPLDLFDVPSILITFGGATAGTIMAVPWESTLAVGKVTQKVFRTEKHDLIELIKTLVSFSEKARREGLLALEDDVNELPDEFLRKGITLVVDGTDPELVRNIMETEMGNIASRHNNGKAWWENWGALAPAFGMIGTLIGLVQMLKNLGSGDPSAIGTGMAAALITTLYGSMGANMFAIPVMKKLMRKSEDELTIKQIMIEGTLSIQSGDNPRIVKDKLSSFLPPSERDVLKDDSE; from the coding sequence ATGGATTTTGGAACAGTAGTCGGTTTAGGTGCGGCGTGTGTCCTGATGATTTTCGGGATTATCTCCGCGGGTTTAACTCCGTTAGACCTTTTTGACGTTCCTTCGATTTTGATTACCTTCGGCGGTGCGACAGCCGGAACGATCATGGCCGTACCTTGGGAATCCACTCTTGCGGTCGGAAAGGTAACACAAAAGGTGTTTAGAACCGAAAAACACGATTTGATCGAACTCATCAAAACGTTAGTCTCCTTCTCCGAAAAAGCGAGAAGGGAAGGTCTTCTCGCGCTCGAAGACGACGTAAACGAACTTCCCGACGAATTCTTACGCAAAGGAATCACTCTCGTCGTGGACGGAACGGACCCCGAACTCGTTCGTAACATCATGGAAACCGAAATGGGCAACATCGCTTCCCGTCACAATAACGGAAAGGCTTGGTGGGAAAACTGGGGCGCCTTGGCTCCGGCCTTCGGGATGATCGGGACTTTGATCGGTCTCGTTCAGATGTTGAAGAACCTCGGTTCCGGCGACCCTTCGGCGATCGGAACGGGGATGGCGGCGGCTTTGATTACGACGTTGTACGGATCGATGGGCGCCAACATGTTCGCGATTCCCGTGATGAAAAAACTCATGCGTAAATCCGAAGACGAACTTACGATCAAACAAATCATGATCGAAGGAACTCTTTCGATTCAATCCGGGGACAACCCGAGAATCGTAAAGGATAAACTGTCATCGTTCCTTCCTCCTTCGGAAAGAGACGTTCTCAAGGACGACAGCGAGTAA
- a CDS encoding flagellar FlbD family protein, which translates to MILLHRLKGDEFVLNASHIESLEANPDTTITLSNDRKYVVKESVPEVIEKILEYKKRILVFPLGSSPDQFKRVE; encoded by the coding sequence TTGATTTTGCTCCACAGACTGAAAGGGGATGAGTTCGTATTAAACGCTTCGCATATCGAAAGCTTAGAAGCGAATCCGGATACTACGATCACTCTTTCCAACGATAGAAAATATGTGGTCAAGGAATCCGTGCCCGAAGTTATCGAAAAAATTTTAGAATATAAGAAGCGGATTCTCGTTTTTCCTTTGGGATCTTCTCCGGATCAGTTCAAAAGGGTGGAATAA
- a CDS encoding glycosyltransferase, with protein sequence MKVAIIHDWLNGMRGGELVLDSLLKIYPTADLFTLFYTPGKLNARIEQRKITTAFTNNLPFKDSKYRWYLPLFPTAIESLDLKGYDLVISSSHCVAKGVITDPDSIHFSYVHSPMRYVWDLYYDYFPARKGLKFFAFEAISNYLRTWDVASASRVDSFWSNSEFVARRIQKFYRRDAKVIFPPCLPEKWKVVSENKDDFYLIVSAFAPYKRIDLAIETFRKNGKRLVLIGGGQEFKKLTSDLPKNIEVLPHLKRDEVLEYYKKAKAFLFPGMEDFGIAPVEAQAYSTPVIAYGKGGALETVVDGKTGIFFKEQTVDSFQAAIDRADRISWKTADFQKNVSRFTEEKFIIEIRKQVENRIRTPRKKG encoded by the coding sequence ATGAAAGTTGCCATCATTCATGACTGGTTGAACGGAATGCGGGGTGGAGAATTGGTCCTCGATTCTCTCTTAAAAATTTATCCGACAGCCGACTTGTTCACGTTATTCTACACGCCCGGAAAGTTGAACGCTCGCATCGAACAAAGAAAGATCACAACCGCGTTTACCAACAACCTTCCGTTTAAGGATTCCAAGTATCGATGGTATCTGCCCTTATTTCCCACGGCGATCGAGTCTCTCGATCTGAAGGGATACGATCTCGTGATTTCTTCTTCGCATTGTGTCGCTAAGGGAGTGATCACCGATCCGGACTCGATCCATTTCAGTTATGTGCATTCTCCGATGCGTTATGTTTGGGATTTGTATTACGATTATTTTCCCGCCCGCAAAGGACTGAAGTTTTTCGCGTTTGAAGCGATCTCCAATTATCTCCGAACCTGGGACGTGGCCTCCGCTTCGAGAGTGGATTCGTTCTGGTCCAACTCCGAGTTCGTCGCAAGAAGAATCCAAAAGTTTTATAGAAGAGATGCGAAGGTCATCTTTCCTCCTTGTCTTCCCGAAAAATGGAAGGTCGTTTCGGAAAACAAAGACGACTTCTATCTCATCGTATCCGCATTCGCTCCCTACAAAAGAATCGACCTTGCGATCGAAACATTCCGTAAAAACGGCAAACGTCTCGTTCTAATCGGAGGCGGACAAGAATTTAAAAAACTCACTTCGGATCTTCCTAAGAATATCGAAGTGCTTCCGCATCTCAAACGCGACGAGGTTTTGGAATATTACAAAAAGGCAAAGGCCTTCCTCTTTCCGGGAATGGAAGATTTCGGTATTGCCCCCGTGGAAGCGCAGGCGTATTCGACTCCGGTCATCGCTTACGGAAAGGGCGGCGCTCTGGAAACCGTCGTCGACGGAAAAACGGGAATCTTTTTCAAAGAACAAACGGTGGATTCTTTTCAGGCGGCAATCGATCGGGCGGATCGGATTTCCTGGAAAACCGCCGATTTTCAAAAGAACGTAAGCCGTTTTACCGAGGAAAAATTCATTATCGAAATCCGCAAGCAGGTCGAGAATAGAATCAGAACTCCAAGGAAAAAAGGATAA
- a CDS encoding MlaD family protein yields the protein MNLTKHTAVLTGVTFFLAFSMAMYMSVIEKAGTKDQYPYTMKIYYPRLEGIHPGAPVRILGVEQGIVLSLDVVPIDEVGDQRFLNKDQTKAIEIVIRLKEPITLWDNYKITFQTNTILSGRTIDIDPGSSEKEDTTFFQPTYLEEEQRPPDFLPSADYFEDFFAASTGVIRENREDIRTSFNNFYEISEKLKSNRGTIPQLIHSPETYDNVLELLTDARIFGNDARRYTEGYRKLERSAPTPFTINLYRRTTLIGSVGNDYYFGKL from the coding sequence ATGAATCTTACCAAACACACGGCGGTCCTAACGGGCGTTACCTTCTTTCTCGCTTTTTCGATGGCGATGTATATGTCCGTGATTGAAAAGGCCGGAACGAAGGACCAATATCCCTACACGATGAAAATTTATTATCCCCGTTTGGAAGGAATTCATCCCGGAGCGCCGGTGCGGATCTTGGGAGTGGAACAGGGAATCGTGTTGAGTCTCGATGTGGTTCCGATCGACGAGGTCGGAGATCAAAGATTCCTGAACAAGGATCAGACGAAGGCAATCGAAATCGTGATTCGCCTCAAAGAACCGATCACTCTTTGGGACAATTATAAGATTACATTTCAAACCAATACGATTCTTTCGGGAAGAACCATCGACATCGATCCGGGTTCGTCGGAAAAGGAAGACACGACTTTCTTTCAACCGACATATCTGGAGGAGGAACAACGACCTCCCGACTTTCTTCCTTCGGCCGATTACTTTGAGGATTTCTTTGCGGCTTCCACCGGTGTGATCCGAGAAAATCGGGAAGACATCCGCACTTCTTTCAATAACTTTTATGAGATTTCGGAAAAGCTGAAATCGAACCGAGGAACGATTCCTCAGTTGATCCATTCTCCCGAAACCTACGATAATGTGTTGGAACTCCTCACCGACGCGAGAATTTTCGGCAACGACGCGCGTCGTTATACGGAAGGTTATCGTAAGTTGGAACGTTCCGCGCCGACTCCGTTTACGATCAATTTGTATCGTCGGACCACTTTGATCGGCAGCGTCGGAAACGATTATTACTTCGGGAAGTTGTAA
- a CDS encoding cell division protein FtsQ/DivIB: MRHNLIDFLREFVQKRRNILLLALLIGILSIGMILGFGFQGIPRELNKLIITGHEKLKTEEIVRMLEIQPGTSFDTLDLDLLEKRLSRLPRVNSARITKKSEDQLLIELTERKASYIVNSDGHLYEIDSELRLLSKDDVREKDLCVLSGNFPIKNGFIQDASFRDLYNSVEQAFRMYPALKPRISEVLLQEDGEIFFFADEPIQLRIQIGTLLHRDQVRKLYAILAYFEKDKIQSELVDIRGEDAVYH, translated from the coding sequence ATGAGACATAATCTGATTGACTTTCTAAGAGAATTCGTACAGAAAAGGAGAAATATTCTCCTTTTAGCTCTACTCATCGGTATTTTGAGCATTGGAATGATTCTCGGGTTCGGCTTTCAAGGAATTCCCCGGGAATTGAATAAGTTGATCATAACGGGGCACGAAAAGCTCAAAACGGAAGAAATCGTAAGAATGCTGGAAATTCAACCCGGAACCTCCTTTGATACGCTGGACTTGGATCTTCTGGAAAAAAGACTTTCCAGACTTCCCCGAGTGAACTCCGCCCGAATCACCAAAAAGTCGGAAGATCAACTTCTCATCGAACTTACGGAACGCAAGGCTTCCTATATCGTAAACTCGGACGGACATCTTTACGAAATCGATTCGGAGTTACGACTTCTTTCCAAAGACGACGTGCGCGAAAAAGATCTTTGTGTGCTTTCCGGAAACTTCCCGATCAAAAACGGCTTTATCCAAGACGCGAGTTTCCGCGATCTTTACAATTCCGTCGAACAAGCCTTCCGCATGTATCCGGCTTTAAAGCCGAGAATCTCCGAGGTTCTTCTGCAGGAAGACGGAGAAATTTTCTTTTTCGCGGACGAACCGATTCAATTAAGAATCCAAATCGGAACCCTTCTTCACAGGGACCAAGTACGAAAGCTCTACGCTATATTAGCATATTTTGAAAAAGACAAGATCCAATCCGAGCTTGTAGACATCAGAGGAGAAGACGCGGTCTATCACTGA